The DNA region TCAGAATTGAACAATACATAATGCAAACAACGATTTAAAATGtagcacaataaaaaaaactttgatTGGAATTGttcattcatttctttttttttcgtaGTGTAAGGCATGCAAAAcatacaaaagaaaacaaattcaCCGTACCACatcttttacaaaaacaacCTAAACAATCATAGAATTTGCAcgtattttcattaaaatcttGCAATCAGTCAttaaaatttgacaaaaaatattatCTATGGCCGTGTTTTTCTCCGCAGGcgaaaattaaccgataaagtTCCTGTGGAAACTGGGTTTAACCGATTTCGCTGtagaaaaattaaccgataattatcgcattcaaatcagataattattgGATACaattgacaattttgaacatttgacctgaaaaaaattgtgataataattgataatgcGCACtttatttgattggttaaataattaatcaaaaattTGTGTTATACTGCTGCGGCAACACggcattaattattaaaaacattaacattctGAGAATTGTAATAAACAACTTCGCAAGGATTGGGTGCATTGGACCCTACATCTggtaatagtaaataaatagtaatacaCTAACAATTTCAGTACCTGTACGATTTTGGTTGTAGTCTTTTGGTGATTTTAGTACAGGTTAAGTGCAGCCATTTATTTCAGACTAAACATAGTCCTCTTTTAAGATTACTATTAATAGTCCCCTGAACAAGATCCAAGGTTTAGTCCAGAATAAAGATAGTTCTCCTTTAAAAGAATACCGCTTTAAGATAGCCCTGGACAAAATCCCAGGTTTAGTCCAGTACTAAAGTAACTCATCAAAGAATAATTAGGGCCTAGAAGTTTTGAAATGGCGCAGAGGACCGAACAATGTAAACAAAGGTGTTGTTTACTATCGAGGCTAATTGAATGTTTGGGATCACATTGTGAATATTCATCCATCTCAGGGTTATCATGTTTGGGAGTCAGTGATGTGCGGAAATGTTGGGAATATGGACTGCTGTAGACATATATGTGGGCCAAAATGCTCTGGTACAGAGAATTTGTTCAGAGTGTTCAAATAGCCCTGTAAGATTGAGATGTGACAAAATAAAGTTTCTCCAAAATTGGAAATTGGGTACTTTTTATTGACTTTAAATTTCTGTTTTGAATTCAGGACTCCGTTGCATGCGGATGTGTTCCGATCTTTCAGTTGGTCGGCTAATATTTGTGGCAGTAAACGTTGGCTCATTTATCCTCCTGGCGAAGAGGAATTTCTCAGGGATAAGTATGGCAACCTACCATTTGATGTCACTTCATCTGAAATGAATGACAAGACAAAGTTTCCAAAATTGTCTCAACTTAAGCAGTGCATTGAAGTGATTCAGAGAGCCGGGGAAGTAATATTCATTCCAAGTGGTTGGCATCACCAAGTGTTCAATTTAGTAAGTAATTGTTCAAGCTCGTAGAAATTGTTATTATGGATGACATGAGTGATGTTCTACCTACCAGTGCCAATGTCTCCTTGACAAGATGGTCCTGCATATATTTTGCCCTTAGAGCTAGTTAAAACATCCCTCCTACTGTAATAGGTCACAAAACGAAGAAACTATCACAAAGTTCCTGATATAGAACTGTTCGGCCATTACTCACTTTTAGGCACGTAATTCAAACAAACCTATTAACGTCAGACAAATCTATTTTGTTTCTTCTTGAATTAATCAACAGAATACTTGTTACTAGAATACTGAAAAATCTTACTAGAATACTGAAAAATCTTACTAGAATACTAGAAAATGTTACTTGAATACTGAAAAATCTTACTAGAATACTAGAAAATGTTACTTGAATACTGGAAAATGTTACTAGAATACTAGAAAATGTTACTTGAATACTGAAAAATCTTACTAGAATACTGGAAAATGTTACTTGAATACTAGAAAATGTTACTTGAATACTAGAAAATGTTACTTGAATACTAGAAAATGTTACTTGAATACTGAAAAATCTTACTAGAATACTAGAAAATGTTACTTGAATACTAGAAAATGTTACTTGAATACTGAAAAATCTTACTAGAATACTGGAAAATGTTACTTGAATACTAGAAAATGTTACTTGAATACTGAAAAATCTTACTAGAATACTAGAAAATGTTACTTGAATACTAGAAAATGTTACTTGAATactagaaaatgttttttaaatactagAAAATGCTAGTAAAACAGGAAATTTTTTCTAGGATCGAGTATTTAACTTCCTATTTTAGTCGGTAAGTTGAGCACTGGTTTACAAATCAAACACATGTTGCGTGTTGTATTGAAATGTTTTCAAATTCTAACGCTCGTATTCTGAAAGTGACCTTTAGTCCTAGTTCGAAATACTAACTTATGTTTGATTTAAGAATACGTGCGTCGGAAGTCTAAAGCCTCGATCGCACTGGTATAGACTTAGCCAAGTCGTCGGCTAAATTGACTAAACCTAGCTAGCgtataaagtttaaaaatacattgtGCTTACTAATTTCCATCTAGTAGAATTTgaatactaaaaaaaattacaagagaAGAAATGTTTAATTGATTACATGATTGAGCAATGATTACATTTACTATACGATGACTGAGCTGTAGTAATTAGCACACGATGAACTTTGATGATAACTTTATGAACAAATCATTCATTGATTAACCAATGGATAGGAGAAGAGACAGATACATAACGTCTTGTGAAGTAGTATTCGCTTATTGCTATAGACAAGTTAATTTGCATGTTTGCACTTACTGACAGTAGATGAGGATACCCATGATAGATAATTAAAggtttaaaatcaataaattcaGGATTGATGTTGCATCCATCAATATTAACACCTCGCGTAGTTTACGTGTTAAAGAAAATTACCTTTTCTTTACAGCCTTTTCagacaataaatataaatcaagaAGGATTGTGTTACTAAGTTTAATTAACATTACCAGTCCTTGTTGACAAATAGCTCGTAACAACATTGGAGTTTTAATATAAGATATAATTAGAACACACTGCCTTACATTTTTTACTTAGTTGTCCCTTTTCGCAGAGATTAATTATAACACATACCAGTATAGTTTGTAGGCCTTTGAGTAAATTGAAATTGTACATAGAAGCcacacattttaatttattagttaattaataaatgataatgttTTACCGCTGTTAAATACTTTTATTAGACTTTTAGAATGATTTGTCTTCGAGGAGAGTGCTTAAGGTCCACTCTTACAAAATGTCACTGGTTAACTATGTTACTCTTTTCTTAAATCTGTTGAAGCCTTGCACTACAGTatgtgacatttaaaaaaaataaatcttttattgAAAGTGTTCTCACTATTATATTagtattgttttgttgtttatCGGGACCACATGTAAGGATAAGTTAAAATGCCAACGTATTGTGCTTCACATATTATTGGAGCAGAGCTCAATTGAATCCATTTTTGATAAGAGAAACACTTTCAATTATACAGGAATCAACTCATCCAATTCACTATGTTTTTGAAGTTCTTAGCAGCGACAGAAGCTTCCGGTCAATAACCTCTCATATAAATAAGTTTCGTATTAGTTTTTATCTGTGTCATTTGATCACTGaatgttagtaggcctacttcaagCGTTTACATCAGTTCTGACCATTTTAACTACTGTCACAAATTGCTCTATTATGGAGTTTCACTCTAAGCAACGTGTGGAATTATAACTCGTTTACAATAAGACGATTTTGCTAATAGCTcggcaataaataataagacAATTTTACTGCGGTACCCGGCAGATCCAATTTCACATTATGTtagtttctttttcttttttaaaaaagaaaacccGTATTCTAAACCTATTTTCttctatttctttattatttacttCTGTATTAAATGttacattgttttatttgaGGTATTACGTACCGTACGATATTATCAAACTATTGTACTTTTTTCTCTCTTGTGGGTATCGCTGAAGCGTATATACGGAGAATGAGCAATCTACGATTTTCCTGCATGcaacatttattaatgttttctaTGCCATAACTTACGGGTATCTTTTGTGTTCGTCATAATTATCTAAGTCCGGACAACCGGAAAGGTTTATTTAACTACATGCTAACATGTTTATtgctatttggatatttaaatattaattattactttttacACAATTTATTTACTAACAAACTGTTCGCGTCAACTACCGGGGGCGTTGTTGAcacgttttcacgaaggatagttgaataatatacaaataatgaatgtttatttgtgtacaaataatggcatgaggtgaatgtgttgaaatataacctttcatcattcaacAAATGCCATTTATTTGTACCATTAAACTCTTAAACATTGATTGAAAAagtaaaatttataatattaaatattatattgatttgaattttataaacacacctactgtagttttaattatgtaaatagacgaccaaacaatcctaggcctagcctaatactaacaggcctagctaggctagaaatCCAGTGATACCATTACGAAACTTCGACAGGCAATTTGAACTCATCTGCTAGGCTAATTCTGTTTTTTCCCCAACAATTCCACatcttgtagggatgtccccgttaattaatcaaaatcatacAAACGATCTAAatctaatttaaatgcctttttggtCTAAAATTAGTACATATCTCTCTAAAAATGTACTTCTTCCATCGCGAAACCAGTAATAACATTCAATCTTCGTGGCGGAAGTAaaaaaggccatatacatggctgcagtcgcgtgctcaagttagtgtttactgaccaaccgaccaaccgaccgacatagtgagctatagaatcgcgttgcacgcgactaaaaataggTCACGCAACTAAAAATAGGTGACgagaaaagatttttttttcctacacgaaaaaaagtactattgaaCGACAGTTCAATAGtacgtactattgcacgccatgtgaacCACAATCATTCAAtcaaataataggaattatattaggtgtaatataatatttcaatatttaaacttgtttctggtagaaaaaaaaattaaatttaacattgtagcctattaataacatgtatttatatttatttatatcataaaaaacaTTACTTTATTTACTAGGCATAGAATAGTATGCGGCAATGACAAGGAATAGACCATGCTGGTAATGCATTGttgatttttgttgttgctgttCAGCCTTtatttgtgaactaatttagcatggtagtggtaaaataaatgaatagaaTTCACGTATACTaacttatataatattatatgacaGATACTCTACGCAACAACCATAATGATACAATATGATGTGTCAAAATGTTCCTTTTTAGCACATTATAAAGTTAcaattttcttaattttaataatgtaatgtatttattatgtataacCCTGACAGTAATGCgataaatttcataattttactTCTGGCAATCCAACCAATTGGAAATGTCTGCATACaggatgtttaaaaaaaaagaaatatttttagtCTGTCATACTTATTAggatgtatctatatataaattatggttaattctgacataggcgagcacaatggaaaataGTGGCTATatccattttagttttttgtttattttcggaccgcgcgtgtgaaggtacagtagttaaaaaataaaaattatactgcaattTAATATTAAggtcaaattaaatatacgccacaAAGCATCGGAGTACtgtatattgtggggaatattataaaattacatagggagatctAATGATTAGaccttttgtttaaaatcgagtgaaatcccgatagccgagtttattgagtaagctgacAGGAATAACTGtgggctatctgtgtcccgttaaGACCGGGATGCGATATttcatgtgaaagatagccgaactaccTTCTAAAACGATTACAGTTCCTCTCTCTCTCGTCGTTCTACTCATATCTGAGTACTTGTGACCATTCTGATGAGGTGTCTCCATTCTTACAGTTCCTAGAAGGGAACAAATACTTATTgtacttgaccaatcacaagcgatgaattattcgaactgtcgttTTTCATTGGAAAAATCCCTTGCATTGCGTCGCTATTGGACCAAGCTTTACAGGTGAAGTATAGGCATACCGTcacccactagaacgtaacgcaaggacgtaaacgcaacgcaagcgttttaaccaatgacaagtgaagttatagacagttagcaatcacaagcgaataagccatcgcttgtgattggtcaatttacttgcgttgcgctacGTCCTTGTGtagcgtcgctagtgggaaccacacttaaGAACGCCGACATATTTTTCAAGATTTTACGGTGTGGGGAAGCATTGAACCACTTACGTACATTCATACAGTATGAAGTTTGCTTCATAAAAGCtaaaaataatgtgtaattACTACGCATGACATGCTGTATACCGTCAGATGAGTACTATATTCCCCTAGTAGTAGTAAACATTTACTATGATAGCATTAACGTTTTATTACGTTAATCTACCacaagataaacaaaataatgtattgtatggATGTCTATTAATGTACATGCTAGGCGAATGTTACTTATGTCAATACTTGCTAATGGCcaaagtaaacatgaatacatatataaaaaaaacgtaTTTCTATTTTTTCCCCAAACCATGCCATACTTGGAACAACAATAATGTATGCTCCATGGtaacaatacatttatttattttaacgatttattgtctcccaaaaacatgataATGAAGAATAATGAAATTAGACTTTGAATATTTCCAGTTTCAGTATAAAATTTCACttccatataaaaaaaaaataatgatttcacttataataAGACAAACCTGcacaaaaacaacatttaagtTATCTGACAGATAATTTGACTATTTGCTTGAAATAACACCTTTTTCAGGTAATTTTTGTCTCTATGCAATTTTTTGTCGAAGTGAATAACCATTGTGTGAAaaatttaaagaccccttccctgcaattttggacgttttttagaaaataatacatatatatcactttaaaaacattaaaccatgtcattccttgtcttaaatgtacgttttatggtaaattatgataaaaagtgaaaaacaatgcactacctaagtagctcgcggcgatcgacctcgtggacggtcttaggcctagcccagctaggcttagttttgtaggcctagctggtaaacatcagtaacgtacgaacatcgtacgctagctatatacctagcctgacgttgtatagttgctgcattaattgtctttctatttttgccagactccgttgatacaaattggggaaaacccggtattttcgctgaaaagttaggagtcttccatttgttttggcctcacgatcgatcgaaaagtgggcgaattacagttgaaaaacaaaaatatcaatccgcgcgcaatgcattttgggatttatggcgggccgctataattattagaatcgacttatttttcacatttttaaccgtttaaagacgaaaaaagttatcgcaataggaccatatagtattatttttacattaaatatagtttttgatcttaaattagaactaaaaaacgtagggaatggggctttaaatgtttttttatgtggaCAATatctaatatattatataagaaTTAATAGTATAAAAGAAGGTTCTACTATTctaaataacaaaacatttataataaattgctgtctatttaatattttaggaCGATACAATATCGATCAATCACAACTGGTTTAACGGCTGCAATGTCAATATAGtctgggaatttttgaaaagCGAACTATTAGCGGTACAACGATCCATTTACGACTGCAAAGACATGGATGAATGGGACGAACAGTGCCAGGTATAGATTcgcaatttattttattttcacccttttttgataatgattatgctgcatttgtatttttacctcatttttattgtaatgtacTGTCAGTATTTTATCCAatttatgatattgataattttgGAGTTTTTTACAATGTTGTATCTGCTGTGTCAAGCAAGGAGAATTTCAAGCCATGTTATGTGATAGGCCACGATAAAGCTAATCTATTATATAACATGTGAGAATTAATAAATGTAGGTCGTAAATATTAAGTAACTTAAATAGAGAATCCATTAGGTTCATTGTGGGATTACAAAGTGTTGTCTAACGACTTGCATACTCCCATTCCTAGTGTACATTATTTGCTAGTGTGTTTATCTAAAATGTGCTGAAAATAAAGTTAACCCGAATATAGATGTCCTAAACACACTAAAATACTATTTCTTGCCGAATCATGCTGTAAgtattttagtaataattattttgaaagcATCGTCACAATGGATTTAAGTATATACTAACATCGTACATGATACTGCATGGGAATTCCCCGAAAATCCCTCGTTCAAAGTATACAGGATTCTGGATTGCAGTATTTTGTTTCGATTgctctataataataataataataatagttcattcttatatagcgcatattataagcaagctctcaatgcgctgaacattagtcattttttgggatcaaacacgtatggaaacatactcccataatgcagctagtaatcagcgcattgtgtcttgatctaaccgggtacccaattatacacctgggtgaagagagaggcaaacgtaagtaaagtatcttgcctaaggattcaagcaatgcggcgagagttggattcaaacctcgatctcacgatcagtagtcgaacgtccaacacactgcgccacacgccctcacttAAAATGCATGGCACCATCTGAAAACAATTACTATCTTTGTAATAATCCCATGTTGCACTATATTACACGTGTGCGTGTGGCCCTATTCACCATTTACACTGACTAAGGGAAACATTTACCCTTaaaatctcctatctaagtgaatacaatttaagggaaatacttaaatatttattgagttaagagaaacacttaatatttaagggaaatatcacACTTAATGTGATTGGTGCACACATGAAATAGGCCGTTGCAATGACATGACATATGCCTAATGCTTTATTAAATCGTCATAAATTGTAATGacaactgtatttatttattgtttttagctTATAATGAAAGCCAATACTGGAATTGATTATGCAGAATTCGTTAACTTTCTCACAACTATCGCGAGACCAAGAATGCGATTAATTTTAGAAATCGTGATGCAACATGAATCGAGTTGGCCTAAGTTAGCTGTCAACCCTGAAATAGATCAACACGAAAACTGTATTGATGAAGATGACATACAAACTAAGCATTATTTACAAGTGAACCGCCCCATAGAGAACCATTCTGAGCACGTTTCTCCTGAGAACAATTTAGATTTGAAAGTTTTTGATAACATTATTCAAGCCAACGACAGCGGTTCTTACTCGGAAAATCAATCACAAAAATCgatcatttttaaaagtaattcTGCTGATAGATTACTGAAAGCGGAAGAAGAGAACATTTTGAAGTTAGAAATGAATAAAGGTCACGGTTGTAGAATTACATATAAACGTTCTAATGATGAAGTTGATTGCGAGATGACTTCTAAGATTGATCCGAGACGATGTTTACTGTCAAACGATCGGCGTCACCTTCTGTTTGATCTACTAAGATTGAAAGATGTTATGGATAAGCTTTTAATGGAACCAGAGTTTAAGTTTGTCAAACTTGAGAGATTGATTGTAAATCCAGTCGAGATTTTAGATAAAGTAAAAAGTATACTCGCAAAGGTAGAAAATTCGGGATTAAGCGTACGTTTATAAATCAAAGTGGTGTAATTTCTTAAGTTTTTTCAATGACTGCTTTTAGGATTGTACTATTCTAAAACTTCCTTTAAACGACCATTTtagttattattgtttgtttaattgcTGTCTAAAAGGATAGCTGTAAGTACCTTCTTTAACAAATCGTTGTGACATTCGTTTCCTATTTGAAACTTAGTAATCAAATTTACATTGTTCAACGAATTATTATTACAGAATATAACATTTTCCAATTTAAAATCATGTAACTTTTCTAGTAAAAAATCATAATTACTTTTCTTCAAATATAAACTTATTATTCATATTGTCAACGTTTTAAAATCACGCAAGGAAATTGGGCAAATATATTTGTGACTCCATTTCGTACTGTTACCAAGGCCAAGATAAATACTTTCAATTTCGGTTTTCGCACCGTCAGTTGGGTACTAATAGACTTCTTTTTTAATGGGTATAGCAGATATCAACTTGGTGCTTTTTGCCACACAGAAATAGAGACAATAGAACACTTATTTTGGTCATACAATGTAACCTCAAGTTTTATTTTAGATTGCGAACAACTATTCTTTGGGAGACAGTTTGTCCTCTCAAAGGAAGAGTTGTTTTTTGGTAAAGCACAAGATACCATAACCCAGTAAACATGAGTTCTATTCTACAttgtaaacaatacatttttaactgtAAGGTGAATATTAAGAGACCAGActctaatgtattttttttcacaaattgttgACAAAAGGCCTAGATTAGGCCATAAAaagtacaatattaattaacatacaCTTAGAGTAGttaaatatataagcatataAATCAATTCATGAAATGAATTAATAACTTGCttaacatagagatattattgtTCACTGTAAAATCTCAATGAATTAACTAAGTTAAtgattaaatattgatttttaatttgttatagaTCAATTATGTccatgaatattttaattttaatgaatatttacaTAGCATATATTATGTAACGCTGTTGCATTGTTTGAAATGCATCTCTTTATtgtgaaaaatacaaaaattattgaaaaagtattacatttttaaattgtgtttaacaAAATCCCAAATAATAAGAAGAAAGATTAAGATGTATGTCTCATAGGAACAGTGGAAATATAAGGTAAAGTTCATGGGTTTTTTTGggcagccattttgatttttaaaatgtcgaCCATTGGATGAGCTTAAATTAATTCTGTATTTATATTCCTTGACCCTCGAAACCTACATTTTGCCACCAAAATCATGTCTATACATGCTGTAGAAGCTGAGATATGGGCACACATCTGTATTTTAAGGCGGCTATTGGATTAACTTCAAAATGCTGTATTTGAATTCCTTGACCCTTAAAAACATAAACTTTGCCACCAAAATCACTTACATACATAAAGAGAAGAGATATAAGCAAAACCTGTATTTTAtgtcggccattttgaaaatctAAAATGGCGGCTTTTCCCAGGCCAGATGAGCTGGAACTTTGGTAGATATATAGACATCATATAATACAAAACActtgtttctaatttttttcCAGATTGGCCCGTTTTAGATACTATTTTTTGGCAACAGTActaaatagtaatataaaaatgattacAAATACCAGAACCAACATTCCTATGTCAAAaattaaggatttatttgttgaACACCAAACTGGTGGCTGTTTTGGTTCTGATATAGGTTGTTGGAGTACTTGTTCCTGTTGCATTCCTTGTTCTTGTTGCTGTTCTTGTAATTCTGCTTGTTGCTGTTCTGGTTCATTTAGTGGTAGTTGTTGATTTAGTTGTCTATGGAGGTTTAGTTGCTGCTGTGTTTCCAATTGATCTAGTTGTTTCCGTAGTAGTCTGTCATCCTTCTCATTCTTCATCATCGTCTCTGAAACACGCTCTTTTATTACATCAATTA from Antedon mediterranea chromosome 2, ecAntMedi1.1, whole genome shotgun sequence includes:
- the LOC140040778 gene encoding 2-oxoglutarate and iron-dependent oxygenase JMJD4-like, which produces MTNQDGEHGACSQRSDNLPVLDDSISYDEFFEKFMIANQPCLFKGTINQWRSIKEWVDSNGRPNFQYLSQHFGDTTVPVSNCGKEQYGSQPKADMLMRDFIKYWQEYIEEDYNENKRCLYLKDWHFTKIFPDYNAYETPVYFTSDWLNEFWDCTRQDSKSCDDYRFVYMGPKNSWTPLHADVFRSFSWSANICGSKRWLIYPPGEEEFLRDKYGNLPFDVTSSEMNDKTKFPKLSQLKQCIEVIQRAGEVIFIPSGWHHQVFNLDDTISINHNWFNGCNVNIVWEFLKSELLAVQRSIYDCKDMDEWDEQCQLIMKANTGIDYAEFVNFLTTIARPRMRLILEIVMQHESSWPKLAVNPEIDQHENCIDEDDIQTKHYLQVNRPIENHSEHVSPENNLDLKVFDNIIQANDSGSYSENQSQKSIIFKSNSADRLLKAEEENILKLEMNKGHGCRITYKRSNDEVDCEMTSKIDPRRCLLSNDRRHLLFDLLRLKDVMDKLLMEPEFKFVKLERLIVNPVEILDKVKSILAKVENSGLSVRL